The genomic region GTCAGGGTAATATTCAAACTATTTATGAACAAACAAGTAATCGTTAAGGATTTAGGTAATAAAGACTACAAAGAAACGTGGGACTACCAAGAGTCGCTGTTTGAAGAAATAGTCGCACAAAAGACAAATAACAAAGCTAATGGCACAAACTTGCCTACTACTAATTATTTCCTTTTTGTAGAACACCCTCACGTATATACACTTGGCAAAAGCGGTCATATAGAGAATCTGCTCATTGATGAAGAAGGACTAAAAAATAAAGGGGCTACTTTTTACAAAATCAATCGTGGAGGAGATATCACCTACCACGGACCTGGACAGATTGTGGGGTATCCTATCTTAGATTTAGAAAACTTTTTCACCGATATCCACAAGTATTTGCGTTCTTTAGAAGAAGTGATTATCCGTACTCTTTCCGATTATGGTCTCAAAGGCGAACGCAGTGAAGGTGAGACAGGGGTTTGGCTTGATGTAGGAACGCCTTTTGCTCGCAAAATTTGCGCAATGGGAGTCCGTTGTTCTCGTTGGGTAACAATGCACGGTTTTGCCCTAAATGTAAATACTGATTTAGGCTATTTTGATAATATCATCCCTTGTGGTATTCGCGGTAAAGCAGTAACGTCCCTAAATGTAGAATTAGCAAAAGACAAGGTGGATTTACAAGAAGTAAAACAACGTATCCTTACTCATTTTAAAGAAATCTTTGAAGCAACATTATAAAAAACGTGTTTAAACTTTTTTGAGGAACTTGGAGATAAAACCTAATAGGAGCATTCCAATCCAAGTTACATCAAGATACTCATATCTCATTATCAAACCTTTATATCCGTAAAGCCAACCATTTGCTTGTTCAATCTTAAACCTATTTTTGTACAATTCTTCATCAAAATAAACATCTGGTTGCTCTCCATTTCGGGGATTAGGTTTAATATTTGCTATAATTTCTTTGCTTTCTAAAAAATCTCTAAGAGACTTACTATCAAATCCTGCATCAGCATTGAGAAACAGACCTTTGTACTCTATTCCTGCTTCTTCTAATAAAGCTAAGATTTCTTTTAGTACTTCTTCTATTTCATATAAGTCATTGTGATTTCCAGCTTTAGGACTTCCCATTGCTATCATTTGCCCTTTATTATCACACAAAAAAATACTATTTGTGGTTACGGCTTTTTTTTCTTGCTTGATAACCTGTAGATTCTCCTTTTTGGCGACAACGTGTATGACTACCATCCAATTGAACGCAAGACATATCTAATTTTCTTTTCTTCTTGCTTAATAGATTTAACCATACTCGCTGGAAACTACCGTCTTTACTCCATTTATTGAAGTAGTAATAGACATTTTGCCAAGAGATTTCACCTTTTTCAAAATAGCTCACAATTGGAAGTTCTCTCCATTGTACCCCTGTTTTTAACCTTTTGAGAATCAATAAAAATATTGAAGCTAAATCAAAACTACTTTTAAATCCTCTTTTTCCTACACTTAAAAAGGGAATAATCCAATTATTTATTGTATCTTTGCCCAAAGTTCCTGAATTTTGGTGTTCTTTTTTTTGCAAACACAAAATTACTAATTTTCGGGAACTTTTATTTTATTATAAGAAAAAGTTTAAACAGCTTTGATGTAAAAGTTTATATGCGCAAAATAAAACAATAAATATTAATACTGCAAGTTTATTACACCTAAAAATACTACTCTCCCAACCTCTAAAAAAACAGCCCCACCATCGGCAAGGCTATCTCTTCACTATACACTATACATTATACATTACCTAAGCTCTGCCCCGTATTGCTTTTCGTAGGCAGACTGTAGGCGTTCCATAGTCTTCTCTATTTGCTTGTCGGTGAGGGTTTTTTTTTCATCCTGAAGGATAAAGCTCAGTGCATAGCTCTTCTTGCCCACAGGCAGTTTGTTGCCCTCATACACATCAAAGAGGCTCACGCTCCTCAGTATACTCTTCTCTGTGTCAAAAGCCGTGTTGTACAGTGCCTCAAAGCTCACTCCCTCATCGAGCAATAGTGCCAAGTCGCGCCTTACTTCAGGGAATTTAGCAATCTCTCGGTAGGTGATCTTGCTGTCCTTCACCGCCTCCAACACTGCATCCCAGGCCAAAGAGGCAAAGAGCACCTCACTCTTTATATCAAAATCCTTCAATACTTTCTTCTTTACGACTCCCATAAAGCCGAGCGGCACATCGCCCAACACCCAGCGGAACCCTTCCTGTGCGTAAGCCACCGCTTGCTCTAAAGGCTGCACCTTTATACCCTTTAAGCCCAACCGCTCAAAGACTGCCTCCACAGCCCCTTTGAGCCAAAAGAAGTCCGTCTTTTCTGTCTTAGCTGCCCAATGCTCTTCATTGCGATTGCCCGTAGCATAGAGCATCAGCTGTTTGCTTTCGCTGTAAGTACCCTCCGTGAGGTGATAGTTCTTGCCAAACTCAAAGAGCTTTAAATCCGCGCGCTTGTGGTTGTGGTTGTAGGCAATCACCTCGAGTCCTGAGAAGAAGAGGTCTTTGCGCATATACGCCAAGTCGTTGCTCAGTGGATTGAGCACCTTCACTGCCGTCTCTGGGGCTGCCTCATAGCTAGTGATTACCTGCTCAGAGGTCAGGCTGTTGGTCATTATCTCGAAGAACCCCTGGGCAGTGAGCTGCGTGGCTACGATGTTCTGCACATTCAGGTCGTCATACTTCGAGCCGTGCGACATTGTTGCGCTGATCTTGTCTGAGAAGTGAATGTTGTTATAGCCGTAGATGCGCAGTATCTCCTCAATCACGTCAGCCTCGCGCTGTACGTCCACGCGATAGGTAGGGATGAGCAACCCTAAGCCGCGTTCAGTGAGCGAGTTCACCTTTATATCAAACGAGTGCAATATTGCCTTAATCGTATCGCGAGGGATCACCTGTCCGATGAGCTTATCTACCTTCTCAAAGGTGAGAAATACTTGAAACTCTTGTAACTTCCTCGGGTAGAAATCCACCACATCTGAGGAAATCACCCCACCAGCGATGTTCTCAATGAGCACTGCGGCATACATCAAGGCATATTTGCAGTCCTCAATATTGATACCGCGCTCAAAGCGATACGAAGCATCCGTACTCAAGCCCTGACGCTTTGCCGTCTTGCGTACGCTGATAGGGTCAAAGTACGCACTTTCTAAAAAGACGTTGCGCGTAGAGTGGCTTACCCCGCTATCCTTTCCGCCCATTACCCCTGCAATGCACAGTGGCTGTTCGGCATCGTATATCATTATATCCTCACTGCTGAGCGTGCGCACCACTCCGTCAAGCGTGGTAAACTGCTGCCCCTCAGTGGCGTTCTTCACTACTATTTTGCGCCCGATGATGTGGTCGGCATCAAAGGCGTGCAGTGGTTGTCCGAGTCCGTGGAGCACGTAGTTGGTAGCGTCCACCACATTGTTCTTTGGGGTGATACCGATAGCGCGCAGCTTATTCTGTAACCACGCGGGCGAGTCGCCCACGCGCACATTGCTAATGGTTACCCCTGTATAGCGCGGCACGAGCTTTCGGTCGGTTACCTCAATATCCACCTTGCCCGAGCGGTTGTCGACGTGAAACTTG from Capnocytophaga haemolytica harbors:
- the lipB gene encoding lipoyl(octanoyl) transferase LipB, which gives rise to MNKQVIVKDLGNKDYKETWDYQESLFEEIVAQKTNNKANGTNLPTTNYFLFVEHPHVYTLGKSGHIENLLIDEEGLKNKGATFYKINRGGDITYHGPGQIVGYPILDLENFFTDIHKYLRSLEEVIIRTLSDYGLKGERSEGETGVWLDVGTPFARKICAMGVRCSRWVTMHGFALNVNTDLGYFDNIIPCGIRGKAVTSLNVELAKDKVDLQEVKQRILTHFKEIFEATL
- a CDS encoding transposase → MIAMGSPKAGNHNDLYEIEEVLKEILALLEEAGIEYKGLFLNADAGFDSKSLRDFLESKEIIANIKPNPRNGEQPDVYFDEELYKNRFKIEQANGWLYGYKGLIMRYEYLDVTWIGMLLLGFISKFLKKV
- a CDS encoding transposase → MQKKEHQNSGTLGKDTINNWIIPFLSVGKRGFKSSFDLASIFLLILKRLKTGVQWRELPIVSYFEKGEISWQNVYYYFNKWSKDGSFQRVWLNLLSKKKRKLDMSCVQLDGSHTRCRQKGESTGYQARKKSRNHK
- the pheT gene encoding phenylalanine--tRNA ligase subunit beta, coding for MKISFNWLKEYVKVDMPSEEVATLLTDLGLEVEGVEAYESVRGGLRGVVVGEVLECEQHPNADKLKVTKVNVGGEAPLQIVCGAPNVAKGQKVPVATIGTVLYDKEDKPFEIKKGKLRGEDSFGMICAEDELGLGESHEGIMVLDAKWAVGTPCSEVFAIATDEVFEIGLTPNRADAMSHYGVARDLRAGLAQRGTQLELITPSVTKFHVDNRSGKVDIEVTDRKLVPRYTGVTISNVRVGDSPAWLQNKLRAIGITPKNNVVDATNYVLHGLGQPLHAFDADHIIGRKIVVKNATEGQQFTTLDGVVRTLSSEDIMIYDAEQPLCIAGVMGGKDSGVSHSTRNVFLESAYFDPISVRKTAKRQGLSTDASYRFERGINIEDCKYALMYAAVLIENIAGGVISSDVVDFYPRKLQEFQVFLTFEKVDKLIGQVIPRDTIKAILHSFDIKVNSLTERGLGLLIPTYRVDVQREADVIEEILRIYGYNNIHFSDKISATMSHGSKYDDLNVQNIVATQLTAQGFFEIMTNSLTSEQVITSYEAAPETAVKVLNPLSNDLAYMRKDLFFSGLEVIAYNHNHKRADLKLFEFGKNYHLTEGTYSESKQLMLYATGNRNEEHWAAKTEKTDFFWLKGAVEAVFERLGLKGIKVQPLEQAVAYAQEGFRWVLGDVPLGFMGVVKKKVLKDFDIKSEVLFASLAWDAVLEAVKDSKITYREIAKFPEVRRDLALLLDEGVSFEALYNTAFDTEKSILRSVSLFDVYEGNKLPVGKKSYALSFILQDEKKTLTDKQIEKTMERLQSAYEKQYGAELR